The following proteins are co-located in the Candida dubliniensis CD36 chromosome 3, complete sequence genome:
- a CDS encoding DNA replication regulator, putative (appears to be a fusion of C. albicans orf19.7452 and orf19.7453;~Similar to S. cerevisiae SLD3;~In S. cerevisiae: protein involved in the initiation of DNA replication, required for proper assembly of replication proteins at the origins of replication; interacts with Cdc45p) produces the protein MNHDQSLQSISKTGANFSITESSILAEMATNLNTDANEANEHSNNSTKSNGSENLVDKDSNISVIHRIKISSLKSINGNKLYENNKNTNNPATNVTTEKSMVINILNPISTMSVLALISSSNDNENSNYFQNMNYFCNETINLYSSHLIELESEYESQAKERQNEQVMENEGVIESVFEKQKQFGVVFPLPNHIYGFFKLENIEISSKSALLNNKNIRNDTSNNWLDIVSSSDLISQCENLHLDSKSINKEKRKPSLGSNIEFSMKPPIQTRKSSSFLSSSSMSLSLTTKDDESESTSLGDDYQIEKKVFTPEGDGKDQELPQMIIENPIDFLTTRYYSTLYSLNNPLSYFPKTALPRFKNLFKGNLDENNNNNNVHEEHSDSRTSNIIEGLWGFWLNSNAFDRRHNQKYGIFGDITKGSDNDMNYQVSKALIRIELIEQQKFKSHHGFELDQPMPLSENPRNSEIMDIDNKGENEDQLHGITMEKLSQFILDLKIREAQLQILIIFELLNLMQVEEQEFLTENIKIQEEKEAQKSKNQSLVRRKRRKNKKKQPNSDKDISSPASTQNIENEKHFELFMSLTTYIDRLSLWDTLSVKTGGAGMYGFIGYVLVPYFHKKLPKLVEFVVENMKSSNMKLISLKRKKSDRVDQDEHEQIDKEMEKGITPRDSDTPKHQDDTHKTKPRSKYRKVLLDKNPPKLSKSTSIADSDDFKPLISLKKSKSNLSAKNLSKREVDLNLKQSSKADLSSISTVSQSFIFGTRAKKSLSTTTTTVTTSRSTRTKSEAMSTTPIKPKLTHSVSQIEATPAKARKVYIQPQVQATPLEPAPESRPLLSQQPIPVSPSHRENHTNTGSIANTLNEPAYLSEVEATPYKSNMLVITTPTDQFIRPNTKQRQSINEKLLSLSKDLNVEMTPKQNISVFSTPRNNSAFVDDRNNNKGVSNDINMVINTPLHRQQLIGSSPLKFRRESVSSVTSVISNTNNNNNDNLDNNGHGKSGPKPGDPIALESSPFISILSDSENLMGSRPKKLFDSISTSPYSKDYANEKVVKDNYGKKDYDSEYDSDELLNPSTKRNIKSTYSKRRK, from the coding sequence ATGAATCATGATCAAAGTTTGCAAAGTATTTCTAAAACTGGTGCTAATTTTTCTATAACTGAAAGTTCAATCTTGGCTGAAATGGCGACAAATCTAAATACAGACGCCAATGAAGCAAATGAACACTCCAACAACAGTACAAAGAGTAATGGTTCTGAAAATCTAGTTGATAAAGATTCCAACATATCAGTTATTCATAGAATAAAAATCTCTAGCCTAAAAAGCATTAATGGTAATAAGCTCTATGAGAATAACAAGAACACCAACAATCCAGCAACCAATGTAACTACAGAGAAATCTATGGTTATAAATATTCTAAATCCCATTAGCACAATGTCAGTTTTAGCATTAATATCCAGTTCCAATGACAATGAGAACCTGAactattttcaaaatatgaaTTACTTTTGTAATgaaacaatcaatttatacCTGTCTcatttgattgaattaGAACTGGAATATGAATCGCAAGCAAAGGAAAGACAAAATGAACAAGTGATGGAAAATGAGGGGGTGATAGAATctgtttttgaaaaacagaaacaatTTGGGGTTGTTTTCCCGTTACCTAATCACATTTATGGGTTTTTTAAACTTGAGAATATCGAAATATCACTGAAATCGGCCttattgaataataaaaacatAAGAAATGACACTAGCAATAATTGGTTAGATATTGTTTCAAGTAGTGATTTAATTAGTCAATGTGAAAACCTACATCTTGACAGTAAGAGCATTAACAAGGAAAAGAGGAAGCCCAGTTTAGGTTCgaatattgaattttccATGAAACCACCAATTCAAACACGAAAGCTGTCATCATTTTTGAGTTCATCATCTATGTCGTTATCACTTACAACGAAAGATGACGAGTCTGAAAGTACATCCCTAGGAGATGACTATCAAatagaaaagaaagtaTTTACACCAGAAGGAGATGGGAAAGATCAGGAGTTACCACAAATGATAATAGAGAAcccaattgattttttgacaACCAGATATTACTCGACTTTGTATTCACTAAATAACCCATTAAGTTATTTTCCTAAAACTGCATTACCAAGATTTAAAAATCTTTTTAAAGGCAACTTAGAtgagaacaacaacaataacaatgtCCACGAAGAACACAGCGATTCTAGGACTAGTAATATAATAGAAGGTTTGTGGGGATTCTGGCTAAACAGTAATGCGTTTGATCGACGtcataatcaaaaatatgGGATTTTTGGTGATATTACAAAGGGCAGTGATAATGACATGAACTACCAAGTACTGAAAGCATTGATTCGcattgaattgattgaacaGCAAAAGTTCAAATCGCATCACGGATTTGAACTCGACCAACCAATGCCCTTATCTGAAAATCCAAGAAATTCAGAGATCATGGACATTGACAACAAGGGGGAGAATGAAGACCAATTACATGGTATTACTATGGAGAAATTATCACAATTTAttcttgatttgaaaattcgAGAAGCTCAATTACAGattctaataatatttgaGCTATTAAACTTGATGCAAGTGGAAGAGCAGGAATTCTTGActgaaaatataaaaattcaagaagaaaaagaagctcaaaaatcaaagaatcAAAGTTTAGTACGTCGTAAACGTCgaaagaataaaaagaaacagcCAAACTCTGACAAAGATATATCAAGTCCTGCCAGTACCCAAAATATcgaaaatgaaaaacatTTTGAGCTTTTTATGTCTTTAACTACATATATTGACAGATTAAGTTTATGGGATACATTATCAGTCAAAACTGGGGGTGCTGGTATGTATGGGTTTATTGGGTATGTATTAGTACCTTATTTCCATAAAAAGTTACCTAAGCTAgttgaatttgttgttgagaaTATGAAAAGCCTGAATATGAAACTAATCAgtctaaaaagaaagaaaagtgATCGAGTTGATCAGGACGAACatgaacaaattgataagGAAATGGAAAAAGGAATAACACCACGAGATTCTGATACACCTAAACATCAAGATGACACCCACAAAACGAAACCGAGATCAAAATATAGAAAAGTATTACTAGATAAAAACCCTCCCAAACTATCCAAATCTACAAGTATAGCTGATTCCGATGATTTCAAACCcttgatttctttaaaGAAATCCAAATCCAATCTTTCAGCAAAGAATTTATCTAAACGTGAAGTTGATTTAAATCTTAAACAAAGCAGCAAAGCCGATCTTTCGAGTATTAGTACAGTATCACAGTCATTTATATTTGGAACGAGAGCAAAGAAATCATTATCGACTACTACTACGACTGTTACGACCAGTAGATCAACGAGAACTAAAAGCGAGGCAATGTCAACAACTCcaataaaaccaaaattaaCGCATTCAGTATCACAGATTGAAGCAACCCCAGCAAAGGCAAGAAAGGTGTATATACAGCCACAAGTGCAGGCAACTCCATTAGAACCGGCACCAGAATCACGACCACTACTACTGCAACAGCCAATACCAGTTTCACCAAGCCACAGAGAAAACCATACGAATACTGGAAGTATTGCAAACACATTGAACGAACCAGCTTATCTACTGGAAGTTGAGGCTACGCcatataaatcaaacatGCTAGTGATCACAACCCCGACAGACCAATTTATTAGGCCCAATACCAAGCAACGacaatcaatcaatgaGAAACTATTATCTCTTTCCAAAGACTTGAATGTTGAGATGACTCCTAAACAGAACATCCTGGTTTTCTCAACCCCAAGAAATAACTCGgcttttgttgatgatagaaacaacaacaaaggaGTTAGTAATGACATTAATATGGTGATTAATACACCTCTACATCGCCAGCAGTTAATTGGATCTTCTCCTTTGAAGTTCAGACGTGAAAGTGTTTCAAGCGTCACTAGTGTCATCAGCAACAcgaataacaacaataatgataatcttgataataatggtcATGGGAAATCTGGACCCAAACCAGGAGATCCTATTGCATTAGAATCATCACCGTTCATATCAATTTTAAGTGATTCTGAAAACTTGATGGGTTCAAGACCGAAAAAGTTATTTGATAGTATTTCTACTTCCCCATACAGTAAGGACTATGCTAACGAGAAGGTTGTCAAAGATAACTATGGTAAGAAAGATTACGACTCTGAATATGATTCTGATGAATTACTAAATCCTTCAACTAAGCGAAACATCAAATCCACCTATtccaaaagaagaaagtaa
- a CDS encoding subunit of TFIID and SAGA complexes, putative (Similar to S. cerevisiae TAF6;~In S. cerevisiae: subunit (60 kDa) of TFIID and SAGA complexes, involved in transcription initiation of RNA polymerase II and in chromatin modification, similar to histone H4), giving the protein MDAKPPTSHSLWSPYDTVRDAADSLGVTISDETAKSLAMDVEYHIHEIIETAVKFMRHSKRRQLTTSDVSNALKILNIEPLYGYDNTQPLNYKETMVGAGGQTLYYIDEHEIEFEKLINQQLPKVPRQVNFTAHWLAIEGVQPMVPQNPLPSEIKSLPAVVRGATTSMLGNDILSLGSKNENGESGDTTKHESELLSNGGSANHTNNNNSNKKSTEKDMEIKPLIKHVLSKELKLYFDKVVDVLISTDPEKEHLKNAALTSLKSDPGLHQLVPYFIQFIAEQITNQLRNIEILSTMLEVISALVDNKTIFLDPYVHALMPCILTLLLAKRIGPVIKLTQDNKQEWQDALKSQLAIREFAAILLQHIIKVYGSSYSTLRPRITRTLLRALLDSTKPVGTQYGALLGLRNMGTEVLKLVLLGNLKVWYSAIIEKNENDYERQILINALLDTLRKLKLDDKLLNQPQSQDGDDMDIDSNNEISDEVKTKLIERFGKSLADLLIEQEDGKQIIKGIFFGELSV; this is encoded by the coding sequence ATGGACGCTAAACCACCAACCTCACATTCATTATGGTCGCCGTATGATACTGTCCGAGACGCAGCAGATTCTTTGGGTGTGACCATCTCCGATGAAACAGCCAAAAGTTTAGCCATGGATGTTGAATACCACATCCATGAAATAATAGAGACGGCAGTTAAGTTTATGAGACACTCTAAGCGAAGGCAGTTGACTACGTCAGATGTAAGTAATGCTTTGAAAATACTTAATATTGAACCATTATATGGCTATGATAATACTCAACCTTTGAATTACAAAGAAACAATGGTTGGTGCTGGTGGACAAACATTGtattatattgatgaacatgaaattgaattcgAGAAATTGATCAACCAACAGTTACCCAAAGTACCTCGTCAAGTGAACTTTACTGCCCATTGGCTAGCCATTGAAGGTGTACAGCCAATGGTTCCTCAAAATCCCTTACCCAGTGAAATTAAAAGTCTACCAGCAGTGGTACGTGGagcaacaacatcaatgTTGGGTAATGATATTTTAAGTCTTGGCAgcaaaaatgaaaatggagAAAGTGGCGATACAACTAAACATGAATCTGAATTGTTATCGAATGGTGGTTCTGCTAATCAcacaaataacaataactccaataaaaaatcaactgAAAAAGATATGGAAATCAAACCATTGATAAAGCATGTCTTGtcaaaagaattgaaattgtatTTCGATAAAGTGGTTGATGTGTTAATTTCAACTGACCCTGAAAAGGaacatttgaaaaatgcTGCATTAACTTCATTGAAATCTGATCCAGGGTTACATCAATTGGTTCcttattttattcaatttatagCAGAACAAATAACCAATCAATTAagaaatattgaaattttatcaacCATGCTAGAAGTCATTCTGGCATTAGTTGATAACAAAACTATATTTTTGGATCCATATGTGCATGCATTAATGCCATGTATTTTGACTTTATTATTGGCAAAGAGAATTGGTCCTGTGATAAAATTAACTCAGGataataaacaagaatGGCAAGATGCATTAAAATCTCAATTGGCCATCCGTGAATTTGCTGCCATATTGTTGCAACACATTATTAAAGTATATGGATCATCCTATAGTACATTGCGGCCGAGAATAACACGGACATTATTAAGGGCATTATTGGATTCAACAAAACCAGTAGGTACCCAATATGGTGCATTATTGGGATTGAGAAATATGGGTACTGAAGTTTTAAAATTAGTTTTGCTTGGTAATTTAAAAGTATGGTATCTggcaattattgaaaagaatgaaaatgattatGAACGTCAAATTTTGATCAATGCCTTATTGGATACGCTTCGGAAACTAAAACTTGATGATAAACTATTGAATCAGCCCCAATCTCAAGATGGTGATGATATGgatattgattcaaataatgaaatcagTGATGAagtgaaaacaaaattaataGAAAGATTTGGTAAATCATTAgctgatttattaatagaACAAGAGGATGGTaagcaaataataaaaggGATTTTCTTTGGCGAATTATCAGTTTGA
- a CDS encoding serine/threonine-protein kinase, putative (Similar to S. cerevisiae PSK1), whose protein sequence is MTSNRPPPPPSLSFFIEDNPTTQQSREQHQQSFLNPKPSASRPPIQCATNSRYNSHSSLRFETNTRSNRSSPLFTPSPTFANYNSKPSTPTTNGDDNSNSDIEDILKFPIESSHAYSYAHLSPNSLALRLNVLKRSLEILKDRPELFKSLTTTNSATNSPVKSSAPAGGAINIVTDEAPPLFRSASHPIEIDNNGSTEDLSLQPPPLRKALYSHTNHSSDYIHDVSGSSSLSAHEHKNYKLRSNASSAALAALFRPTMKRSDSLPLNNNNSSSNPLTGRRVSTPPLARQLPTSRKVSSNKDKNDDFKDIIDLLENDLSALLDNSEVATTLHDLSLSTPDKLDSSNSNHDILKYKLLYALAMPFIENSVQPTSLLEYDGNSDPSLNSSHVRPSTTALNLLNNNYDELPPKNSMKNRFPSNNNNNNSFKSSGASRPFHSLLTTKHALPQSVFTVEKDLPFSVKAANDLACLMFGVSKNTIKALTLMDLIAPQFRDFVLKRITGMQIMENKKNRDKILFAGEIVAIVRPGDQNYSWTSLWAKRKGNLIICMFDQIPCDAFDVVISSEKDVIDYKIDSINEIAGSLIEDYRIQNLSNLDSLSYSLNKELLEFHHNNEMEQGVSDETDHTNNTNNGNSSNINRDSFDIDDYYDEDIELINQTRYYTLQLEDENNVPCAITSTPLEFDQEKHVIKLKIHTMPYIAGIFVIDSDECRILSCNNAIARNLFGKSFDELENHSIDELIPNFTKILHAGIEATSNYAYQLSPGLVLPEHFFRKYDAVINKQQNPENDQESEETIFFNSKGIEAIHRDGNVIYVDVQVRVSTNNTLVVWVTYSRTNKNRTNISEELDKLSSASTSSSISLASSNKSAVSLSSISKPRTYSSGLQLSDLKQQQQQQLQFLAKPPQHQSVTSLENTGNHERKPTTASTVPSQMKLFNNEKENDLLEFSPREITRASSTRKPKKETSLGIPLARLDSYIYDKNGREQQNSQKKEENKPAKDPRDSSSEPTLSSPLTLSNQTDDPVKTDFNIVLKYTQEEILELENESLEQIKCQSSHWPKDVGGQRRTKKFSEFKVVKDMGEGAYGKVVLAQHKQDPLYKIIIKCINKERILVDTWVRDRKLGTIPSEIQIMAYLNSEPHPNIMRIIDFFEDSKYYYLETPIFGDPPAIDLFDFIEIKKDLSEDESKFIFKQIVSSIYHLHKNGIVHRDIKDENIIVDEKGVIKLIDFGSAGYVKQGPFDVFVGTIDYASPEVLGGEKYEGKPQDIWALGILLYTMLYKENPFYNVDEIMEGDLRIPYVISDMSLNLIKKILVRDVDKRPTITDIMEDEWLQI, encoded by the coding sequence ATGACTTCAAACCggccaccaccaccaccatcactCCTGTTTTTCATAGAAGACAATCCCACTACACAACAACTGAGGGAACAACACCAGCAATCCTTTTTAAATCCCAAACCATCTGCAAGTCGTCCACCAATACAATGTGCTACTAATTCAAGATATAATCTGCACTCACTGTTGAGATTTGAGACAAATACTCGGTCAAATCGTTCCTCTCCCTTGTTTACGCCATCCCCCACTTTTGCCAACTATAACAGTAAACCCAGCACCCCTACTACCAATGGTGATGACAATAGTAATAGTGACATTGAGGATATATTGAAGTTCCCTATAGAGTCATCTCACGCGTACTCATATGCTCATTTATCACCAAACTCTTTGGCATTGAGATTAAATGTGTTGAAACGATCTTTGGAGATTCTAAAGGACCGTCCAGAACtattcaaatcattgacAACTACTAACAGTGCAACAAATAGTCCTGTCAAATCTAGTGCCCCTGCTGGTGGTGCCATAAACATTGTAACTGATGAAGCACCCCCACTTTTCCGATCGGCTTCACACCCAATAGAAATCGATAATAATGGGTCAACTGAAGATTTATCATTGCAACCTCCACCATTAAGAAAGGCATTATATTCGCATACTAATCACAGTTCTGATTATATACATGACGTTTCaggttcttcttctttatctGCTCACGAGCACAAGAACTATAAATTGCGTTCCAATGCCTCATCAGCAGCATTAGCTGCATTGTTTAGGCCTACTATGAAAAGGTCAGATAGTTTGccattgaataataataatagtagtagcaaTCCACTAACGGGACGCAGGGTTTCAACACCGCCATTAGCACGCCAGTTACCAACCTCAAGAAAGGTTTCTtcaaataaagataaaaacGATGATTTTAAAGACATTATAGATTTATTAGAGAACGATTTGAGTGcattattagataattCAGAGGTAGCAACCACATTACatgatttatcattatctaCCCCTGATAAATTAGACAGCTCAAATTCTAATCATGATATATTAAAGTATAAATTGTTGTATGCATTGGCAATGCCATTTATAGAGAATTCAGTTCAACCAACTTCACTATTGGAGTATGATGGAAACAGTGACCCTTCTTTGAACTCCTCACATGTACGTCCTTCAACTACTGCATTGAACTTACTAAATAACAACTATGATGAATTACCCCCAAAAAATAGCATGAAAAACAGGTTTCcaagcaacaacaacaacaacaatagtttCAAAAGTAGTGGTGCAAGTCGACCCTTCCATTCTTTGTTAACTACTAAACACGCACTTCCTCAATCTGTATTTACAGTGGAGAAAGATTTACCTTTTTCAGTCAAAGCTGCAAATGATTTAGCGTGTTTAATGTTTGGTGTACTGAAAAACACTATTAAAGCATTAACTTTGATGGATTTAATTGCTCCACAGTTTCgtgattttgttttaaaaagaatcaCGGGAATGCAAATTATggaaaataagaaaaatcGTGACAAAATTTTGTTTGCTGGTGAAATTGTTGCCATTGTCAGGCCAGGCGACCAAAACTATTCGTGGACTTCCTTGTGGGCTAAACGCAAGggaaatttgattatatgTATGTTTGATCAAATACCTTGTGATGCATTTGATGTGGTTATACTGAGTGAAAAAGATGTTATCGATTACAAAATCGATTccattaatgaaattgctGGAAGTTTAATTGAGGACTATCGAATTCAAAATCTCAGCAATTTAGATAGTTTGAGTTATTCTttaaataaagaattacTCGAGTTTCATCATAATAACGAAATGGAGCAAGGTGTAAGTGATGAAACTGACCATACAaacaataccaacaatGGAAACAGTAGTAACATTAATCGTGACagttttgatattgatgattattatgACGAAGATATTGAGTTGATTAATCAAACCAGATACTACACATTACAATTGgaagatgaaaataatgttCCATGTGCAATTACTTCTACCCCATTAGAATTTGATCAAGAAAAACACGTGATTAAGTTGAAAATTCACACAATGCCATATATTGCTGgtatttttgttattgataGTGACGAATGTCGGATATTATCATGTAACAATGCTATTGCTAGAAACTTATTTGGTAaatcatttgatgaattagaaaatcatagtattgatgaattaatacCAAATTTCACCAAAATATTACACGCTGGTATCGAGGCCACCTCAAATTATGCATATCAGTTGTCACCAGGGTTGGTTTTACCCGAACATTTTTTTAGAAAGTATGATGCCGTTATTAATAAGCAACAAAACCCTGAAAATGACCAAGAATCTGAGgaaacaatattttttaattcaaaaGGTATTGAGGCAATACACCGTGATGGGAATGTGATCTACGTCGATGTTCAAGTTAGAGTCTCAACAAACAATACATTGGTGGTCTGGGTAACATATTCCAGAACCAACAAGAATCGAACTAATATTTCTGAGGAATTGGACAAGTTGAGCTCTGCATCAACGTCATCCTCGATTTCATTGGCTTCCAGCAATAAATCAGCTGTTTCGTTATCTTCAATTTCGAAACCTCGAACATACTCCAGTGGGTTGCAACTTAGTGATTTgaaacagcaacaacaacaacagcttCAATTTCTTGCCAAACCACCACAGCATCAATCAGTGACTCTGTTAGAGAACACTGGTAATCATGAACGAAAACCAACCACGGCATCTACTGTTCCATCacaaatgaaattgtttaataatgaaaaggaaaatGATTTGTTAGAATTCTCACCTCGTGAGATTACACGGGCGCTGAGTACAAGAAAACCCAAGAAAGAAACTTCATTGGGTATTCCCTTAGCCAGATTGGATAGTTATATATATGACAAGAATGGTAgagaacaacaaaatctgcaaaaaaaggaagaaaacAAACCAGCAAAAGATCCTCGAGATTCTTCATCAGAGCCAACTTTATCATCTCCATTGACTTTGTCCAATCAAACTGATGACCCCGTGAAGACGGATTTTAATATAGTTTTAAAGTATACCCAGGAAGAAATATTAGAGTTAGAAAATGAGTCACTAGAACAAATCAAGTGTCAATCGTCACATTGGCCCAAAGATGTCGGAGGTCAAAGACGAACCAAAAAGTTTTCTGAGTTTAAAGTTGTTAAAGACATGGGAGAAGGTGCTTACGGTAAGGTGGTATTAGCTCAACATAAACAAGACCCActttataaaattattattaaatgtaTTAACAAGGAAAGAATTTTGGTTGATACTTGGGTACGAGATCGGAAATTAGGAACAATACCTAgtgaaattcaaatcatgGCTTATTTGAACAGTGAACCTCATCCAAATATTATGcgaattattgatttttttgaagattCCAAATACTATTATTTAGAAACCCCAATTTTTGGTGATCCACCAgctattgatttatttgattttattgaaataaaaaaagatttgagTGAAGATGAATcgaaatttattttcaaacaaattGTTTCATCGATTTATCATTTACACAAAAATGGAATTGTTCATCGAGATATCAAAGATGAGAATATTATCGTTGATGAAAAGGGGgtaatcaaattgattgattttggttCAGCAGGATATGTTAAACAAGGTCCATTTGATGTGTTTGTTGGTACAATTGATTATGCTTCACCCGAAGTTTTAGGTGGAGAAAAATATGAGGGGAAACCTCAAGATATTTGGGCATTGGGAATTTTATTATACACAATGTTATATAAAGAAAACCCATTTTataatgttgatgaaattatGGAAGGTGATTTAAGAATCCCATATGTTATTAGTGACATGagtttgaatttgattaagAAAATCTTGGTTCGTGATGTTGATAAAAGACCAACAATTACTGACATTATGGAGGATGAATGGTTACAAATATAA
- a CDS encoding bud neck protein, putative (Similar to S. cerevisiae BNI5;~In S. cerevisiae: protein involved in organization of septins at the mother-bud neck, may interact directly with the Cdc11p septin, localizes to bud neck in a septin-dependent manner) yields MSDTEVINNSATTTDNLDDNNASSSIARENKTTNPTDSSFIEDSNNNNNVNNTSKLSLPSPSISSISSLDSNNSTEKLISSLANSSIDETKTNENVNEDSTYKSKLIITQLDPETLSESAKRQLQRQNRIPQSFHSKTNFYNDLSQASVDVDPTPRQESVAVSVQRPEQNPIDGSGSEPGTTESNGSIPLPKKIKKFTVRKISNPESITSPTSSPNINKEPPRQTKFSPTNTKFNVTPRVSPVVSYSENKNSHQQGQSQSRKSSVNSNGDSQEHKHQQELHKLRKIEEKYDQYEFRIEKIDKEIAYLKKLLPPYNVQIDYNTRVKINKAIEKLTMKKDEIDKKKYDLGITISRLWRNLGDGKEIWVRKFD; encoded by the coding sequence ATGTCAGACACAGAAGTTATAAACAATTCAGCCACCACCACAGATAACCTTGATGACAACAACGCCAGCTCAAGTATAGCTAgagaaaataaaaccaCAAATCCAACAGACTCTTCATTCATCGAGgattccaataataataacaacgTCAACAATACAAGTAAACTATCATTACCATCTCCTTcgatttcttcaatttcctCCCTTGACAGTAATAATTCCACCGAGAAACTTATAAGCAGTCTAGCTAATAGCAGTATAGATGAGACTAAGACCAACGAAAATGTCAATGAAGATTCAACctacaaatcaaaattaattatcACACAATTAGATCCTGAAACACTAAGTGAATCTGCAAAAAGACAATTACAAAGACAAAATAGAATACCACAATCGTTTCACTCTAAAACCAATTTCTATAACGATTTATCACAAGCTTCAGTGGATGTGGATCCAACTCCAAGACAAGAATCAGTTGCAGTATCCGTGCAACGACCAGAACAAAATCCAATAGATGGGTCAGGGTCAGAACCAGGAACAACAGAAAGCAATGGTTCCATACCATTaccaaagaaaatcaagaaatttaCTGTACGTAAAATATCGAACCCAGAATCAATAACATCTCCAACTTCATCACCTAATATAAACAAAGAGCCACCAAGACAAACAAAGTTTTCaccaacaaatacaaaGTTCAATGTCACTCCCCGTGTTTCTCCTGTAGTTTCGTACtcagaaaataaaaattcaCATCAGCAAGGACAATCacaatcaagaaaaagcaGTGTCAATAGTAATGGTGATAGCCAAGAACATAAACACCAACAAGAGTTGCATAAGTTGCgaaaaattgaagagaAATATGATCAATATGAATTTcgaattgaaaaaattgataaggAAATTGcttatttgaagaaattactACCACCTTATAATgttcaaattgattataacACTAGagttaaaattaataaagcaattgaaaaattgactATGAAgaaagatgaaattgacaaaaagaaatatgaTTTGGGAATTACAATAAGCCGATTATGGAGAAATTTGGGAGATGGGAAAGAGATTTGGGTTcgaaaatttgattaa